The DNA segment aAGATTTGACTGgcattcttcatcaaatttgtgggaaaaaaattccaaataatAAATGTAGATTtgggaaagaaaaaaaaacacagtACACTACTAGTGGCGTTCGAACAAAAAGACAAAAGAAACAATGGAAGGGCCAGCCAAAGCAAGAGGGCAATTTGCATTTCAATCTTGGTGTTCCTATTGGAAGAGCACTTGAGATTTACAACCAATAATTGAAAACACTAACATGCATGCATATCAACTATCACTTCTTGGCCTCATTGTCAAATCTTTCGCAATCATATCCCCACATGCCTTCCAACCGTAGCATGCCCAAATGCTACTAAATATTAATGTAGCATGAGCATAGCCCAAAGTTCGAAGTTCTCAGTAATTTTGAGCAACAAACTCTTAATACATAAATCTCCTTCACGAGCTGACGTCTGACGATAACCCCTCTCACAAAAAAATCGATCCTAGGGCATTTATCTAGAGACGGATCCGAAAGGAGGCGACAATTTTCATATGGGATTCCTTAATCCGTCCACGGGGACATAGCATAAAggagagattttgagagatcGTAAATAATTTCCGATCGAAGAAAATGAAAGAGTTGTCTCAAGATAGTATCACGTTTGATGATGTTGAGCTGATGATGAACCATGTATTGGGACAGCATATATACCTACTTACTACCGTACAAAACACAAACTATGAACCTAAGAATTAAGATGCATGGAGGCAAATCGACTTCAATTCGGAAAAAGGTTTAATCGTAAGAGTTTTTGCACAACGAATCATCCATATGAAGTTCCAGAAGCATAAAAACACCTTTCAGCATTCAGTTACATGGATACCAGCGAATCTTTAAACAGGTTCAAGTTTTTGTGGCGGAAAGACTGAACATACACATGCAGCCACAAGTACAGATTTCTTAGATCTTACCAATTTTGCAAATAACTTGGTATCTGATATGATCTTCAAGTGCTATATGCAGCGAGGGAACAAAGTCTGTCCAACGTAACCACCGATCATTGCCCTTCTAACATTAGACGCGAATAATTTTGGGTTGTCTCTCAAAACCGCAGCAGCGTCATGATTTAGAGGATCCTCGTAATTGGGTTCCTGCAAATACATGGGCTTTTggttaaaaaacaaataaaaattaagccttaaaaaaacaaaaaatttgagCAACAAGAAGGACGAGACTACCGTGAAAAGGTGATACAGCCCATAGATGATCGTGTTTATATTCAGCACAGGTTTCCAGTCTTCTCGAAGAATGTTTAGACATACATTTCCTTCTAAGTCGATATTAGGATGGTAAACCTGCATAAACACAATTAATCAGCGACAAAGCTTTATTTAGATACATGATGTAATAGATAAAATAAACCTTTCTTTACCTTTGTTTTGCACTTGACCTTTGGCGCTTCA comes from the Primulina huaijiensis isolate GDHJ02 chromosome 8, ASM1229523v2, whole genome shotgun sequence genome and includes:
- the LOC140983222 gene encoding NEDD8-conjugating enzyme Ubc12-like; amino-acid sequence: MIKLFKVKEKQRELAENASGGPPMKKQSAGELRLNKDISELNLPKTCSISFPNGKDDLMNFEVTIRPDEGYYQGGVFIFSFQISPIYPHEAPKVKCKTKVYHPNIDLEGNVCLNILREDWKPVLNINTIIYGLYHLFTEPNYEDPLNHDAAAVLRDNPKLFASNVRRAMIGGYVGQTLFPRCI